One genomic window of Candidatus Kuenenia stuttgartiensis includes the following:
- a CDS encoding glycine betaine uptake BCCT transporter: MKHHTPVFYVSVVLTALLVFWGYFAHEHLADTAQSTLTLTISNFGWFYLLSTAGFVGFCLYLIFSPYAYIKLGKQDDPPEYSFSSWLAMLFSAGMGIGLVFFGVAEPMNHFAHPPHGLAEPHSPEAARMALRYSFFHWCLHPWAIYAVIGLSMAYAQFRRGESGLICTVFRPLIGRKVDGPIGQLIDILAVLATVCGVATSLGLGTLQINGGLHHIFGVPNTVPIQMLIIVIVTVLYLISASTGLNKGILYLSNINLLIAGLLLAFVLVCGPTVFILDSFTTVLGSYLHEFVKMSFRLTPFRQGDEWVGSWTLFYWSWWIAWAPFVGTFIARISKGRTVREFVIGVLFVPSVIGALWFAAFGGSALYFDLFQDGSIADAVQSDMTSALFITLEQFPLGIVLGTLAALLIVTFFVTSADSATFVLGMLTTNGSANPPTSTKVIWGILLSSIAAVLLFSGGLAGLQTASIVTALPFAVIMVFMCLALFTALRKDCQVTHPRTPESEPKNILCPVDYSIYSEKALNYAIEIAGKYGSKLYLIHVLDARVHGVNEPVLYRFNIGDESAIKELKERLLRCVQEDIRSKMPVESIIVQGVPFVEIVKAAREYAIDLIVMGTHGRTGISHAIMGSVAETVVRKAHCPVFTVRQAEYDSG; encoded by the coding sequence ATGAAGCATCATACGCCGGTTTTTTATGTTTCTGTCGTTCTAACTGCACTGCTGGTATTCTGGGGTTATTTTGCCCATGAGCACCTGGCCGATACTGCCCAAAGTACTCTCACCCTTACCATCAGCAATTTTGGCTGGTTTTATCTCTTATCCACCGCGGGGTTTGTCGGCTTTTGCCTCTATCTCATCTTCAGCCCTTATGCCTATATTAAACTCGGCAAACAGGATGATCCGCCTGAATATTCCTTTTCATCCTGGCTTGCGATGCTCTTCTCCGCCGGCATGGGTATCGGCCTCGTTTTCTTCGGCGTGGCTGAACCGATGAATCATTTCGCACACCCGCCTCACGGGCTGGCGGAACCACATTCGCCAGAAGCCGCCCGGATGGCGCTGCGCTATTCCTTCTTTCATTGGTGCCTCCATCCCTGGGCTATTTATGCGGTCATTGGCCTCTCCATGGCTTACGCCCAATTCCGGAGAGGAGAATCCGGATTGATCTGTACGGTCTTTCGCCCTCTTATCGGACGGAAAGTGGACGGTCCCATCGGCCAACTTATTGATATACTCGCCGTCCTTGCTACCGTTTGTGGAGTGGCTACTTCTCTTGGTCTAGGTACCCTACAAATAAACGGTGGTTTGCATCATATTTTTGGCGTTCCCAACACGGTTCCTATCCAAATGCTGATCATAGTTATTGTTACGGTTTTATATCTCATCTCGGCCAGCACAGGACTCAACAAAGGCATTCTCTATCTCAGCAACATTAATCTGCTTATCGCCGGACTCCTCCTCGCATTCGTCCTGGTTTGCGGTCCCACCGTGTTCATCCTGGATTCTTTTACCACCGTTCTCGGCAGCTATTTACACGAGTTCGTGAAGATGTCGTTCCGTCTCACTCCCTTCAGACAGGGTGATGAATGGGTTGGGTCGTGGACACTGTTTTACTGGTCATGGTGGATTGCATGGGCGCCCTTCGTCGGTACCTTTATCGCCCGCATCTCCAAAGGCCGGACTGTTCGCGAATTTGTGATAGGCGTTCTCTTCGTTCCGTCCGTTATCGGCGCCCTCTGGTTTGCCGCATTTGGAGGATCAGCCCTATATTTTGATCTTTTTCAGGATGGCAGTATTGCCGATGCCGTACAATCCGACATGACCTCTGCACTTTTCATTACCCTGGAGCAATTTCCCCTGGGCATCGTACTCGGCACCCTCGCTGCACTCCTTATCGTTACCTTTTTTGTTACTTCTGCCGACTCTGCCACATTCGTACTGGGCATGCTTACTACCAACGGCAGTGCAAACCCTCCCACTTCGACCAAGGTGATTTGGGGTATTCTCCTGTCTTCCATCGCGGCGGTACTGCTTTTCAGCGGCGGCCTGGCCGGATTACAAACAGCCTCCATCGTCACTGCCCTTCCCTTCGCAGTTATTATGGTTTTCATGTGCCTTGCCTTGTTTACCGCTCTTAGGAAGGACTGCCAAGTCACTCATCCGCGCACCCCTGAGTCTGAACCAAAAAACATTCTATGTCCGGTAGATTACTCCATATATTCAGAAAAGGCATTAAATTATGCAATAGAGATTGCCGGCAAATATGGATCAAAACTCTATTTGATACACGTACTTGATGCGCGTGTCCATGGTGTCAATGAGCCGGTGCTTTACCGCTTCAATATCGGGGATGAAAGTGCTATCAAAGAATTAAAGGAGAGACTGCTCAGATGCGTACAAGAAGACATCCGGAGCAAGATGCCCGTTGAGAGTATCATCGTACAGGGGGTTCCATTTGTTGAAATAGTTAAGGCGGCAAGGGAGTATGCTATCGACCTGATTGTAATGGGCACGCACGGCAGAACGGGTATATCCCATGCAATTATGGGCAGTGTTGCAGAAACGGTTGTACGCAAGGCGCACTGTCCGGTATTTACCGTTAGACAGGCGGAATATGATTCCGGTTAA